The genomic region CGGAGTCCAACGAGCCTAGAGCGCTACTTACATTTCACAATCAATAAAACATCCCGGCTGGTCGGATTGGCGACGCGATTATCGGCGATGCAGCGGAAATTGCCGACATCCTCCCGGCGGGCGTTCTTCACGTGCAGGTAGCTGGTCCCGTTGACGAACGTGGTGGACGTTTTGATGGTCATATCGTATCCGATGCGCTCCCAGCGAATGTGCTCCTCCGTTAATGGTTTTCCTGCCGGCGAAAAAAGGGCGTTCCAGTACAGATGCAACCCGGTTTCCAGCCCGCGCGTGGATGCGGTTTCACCTGCAGCGCCATCGGCGCGGTGCAGTGCCAGCGTTCGGGCGACATTTCCGATCGTAATGGGCCCGTGGCGATAGTGCGTACCACCACCGTTCCGTTAGTCCCGGCAGCCATTAGCAGCCGAGGACTCTCGCCGGGGTCCGAAACATCGgttaaaagttttaaattacatCCACTTACCTTCCACGGTGCACGAAAGCATCGCCTCCTCTCCGGGGCTGACGGTGACGTTCTCTGATATGGACTGTATCGATGCGCCATCTAAGGGAAGAGGGAAGTAAATGGAATGCAAACATGTCATGAAAAGTGTTCGCTCGGTGTCGGGAGAGGTTGGTCCATAACCAAACGGCTAACTTTTGGTTGATGAAATGGTTTTCGAAGTGTCTCGCAGTTGTTCATGGCAGTTGAACAAGTCCTATAGACCGTTAATAGTCAATGAAGTGACGCTTGTAACGGTTATTGTTGAAActaattgataaaataaaattggatttttttcacaaTCCCGAAATTCGACCAAATCCTGAAAGAACACCAACTAATCCAATTTCGTCGCGTACGTACGCACCCGAAATCTCCCATTCCTGTCCACCTTCCTTATCCCTCCGTTGCCGGTAGACAATTTCATCCAGATTAATGTCCTCGGAGCAAATGCATTAATCCATCgaatgtaataaatttttatttgcaccgCTGACATATAAATGTTTCGGAACATCGGGTCGCCCCGTatggcgcaaaaaaaaaagaagcgggCCACAACCCGAATGACCATTTCCCACTCGCACGCTGGGAAAATCTTTTAACTCCTACCCGCCAGCGCCAGTTCGAGACCATTTGTCTTTCACGCCCAATACACACGCGCGCAGGGACACACATACTACGCGGTGGCGTGTGACCATCGCCATCCCGAGAGCCACAAGGTAAACCACCGTCGGCGACGAACCGAGGCTGACGTTTAAGCAAACCCCCGTCCCGGGGGACCCCGGGTCGTACCGGAGCATTGATCCGTGTAACGTGCACACATGGGTCCGATGGTTTTGGCGAAATAGGACTTGCCTGCAATTTCGGCGGCGCCGCTGGGGGCTCCGGGCAGGGCTGGGTTCAATATTGGTGAGTTCCCACCAGACTCTCCGAAAGCGGGAGTCCCTAAAGCCGGCGCACACAAAACGGATGACAAATGCGTACGTGTGTAACTACGACGGGAGCCGGTCCCGAGAGGAGCGGACGAGTCGCCTTCAACGGATGGCGAAGGAATTGTTCGCTGGAGAACGGGTCGAGGCTGGTCTCGATAATACCCTAACGGCCAGCGTTAGGGTCGGAGGAGCTGGACAAAAAGTTTGATTCATGTACTTACACTCAACTACGACGGAAATATTAATCATCGCCGACCCTTGGGAGTTGACAGCTTCGCAAGTGTAGATGCCGGTATCGTTCCGGTTGAGCCGGGTGATGTTCAGGATCGGTCCCTCGGAGACGATTCGTTGTGGCCCTGCGCGGGTGGGATTTGGAGCGGGAACGAAatcaaaaaaagaagaaaccgaaGGGGTTTGGTCCCGAGATTAATTTCGCTGATTAGTGGCGAAAAAAGTCGTTCACCGGGTCCGGGACCGTTACCTACCTGCGGTGGAGAGGATCGGTAGACCATCCTTGGTCCAGGTGTACGATATGGACATCGGGTTGCCGGTGGCCACCATGGCGACGGTCAGCGGTTCACCTTCTGCGCCGACGACGGTGGACGACGGCGGCGGTTTGAATTTGGGCGGATCtgcgaaaaacacaaaatgtgaagcaaaaaTGTCACAAAATGCCAACGGTCCACTTTCAGTGTGTCATCTTCATAGgcccttttttgttgtatgtGTCTGTGCAAATTGACGGTCAGGTGAAACGGTACGTACATAGCACCTGCAACTTGATGGCTTCGTGCACGTTGCGCTGGAGTTCCTCGTTGGCGCTCTGACACGTGTACACGTTGCCATCCATGTCCTGGCTGATGTTCACCTTCAGCTCGAGCGACGATACGTAGCCTCCCCAAAGGCCCGGCTTGGATGAGTTGTTCATGCCTGCGCAGGGTTAAAAATGGAACGGAGAGAAAGCAACACGGATGTTGTTAGAGCATTTTAGAACGTTTTAGGAGTTTGGTCCTTCGCTCGATCGTCCTCTTGGCGAAACGGCGACCGCAAGGACGCCATCTTGCCCGCCGTGTGCCGTGTGTATGTAGGTACGTACCGTCGACCGCGATGCCGTCGCGCCACCACGAAATCGTTGCGGGCGGATTACTGGAGCTCGAGTCGCAGATCAGTGTCGCTTCGATGCCGGGCTTAAGCTCCGGtggaatgattttgattttcacCGTCTCGGGTGGGACTAGagacaaacgaacgaaagggTTGGCGAAGGCCACAAAGTTAGTGCAAccaggaaaaaaggaagccaACCGTACACCGAAAGAGTAAGAGTTAAAAGCCGACCTTCAGGACGGTTTCGGGTCGGGATGGATTTGAAGCTACTTACAGTTGACGGCAAGGGTCCTGGCGGCCGACATCGGTATTTCGGTGGCCGAGTTATGCGCCTCGCACCGGTACTTGGCCTGGTTGTCCGTCGCATTGACCAGTATCGAGATTTCGGACGAAACCGACTTATCGGTGGTTTTTGTGACGGAGTTTAGCTGGTGGGAAGATTGGAAAACGGAACGGATTAGATCAGTGTGGCGAATAAATACCTTTTCCTATCTAACGATGTTGAGACAAGCTTAAGGGAATTAAATCACGCGAAAGTTTAGAGACCACATAAAACAATCGACGAAATATTGAAGGACCTAAGAATTTCATAAATGCTTAGACGTGCTcttgttgtggttggaattcTCCTGATGTTGAGTGTCTTACCGGTTCTGTTTGGTGAGAATCCATTTTCCGAATTGTTTGCGCATCCCAATGCAAATCCCAAGCTCGATTTAATAAACCTAGGCGTTTGATTCACGCTCGCAAGAATCGACCCCCCCTCGGGGGTGCTCTCCTGGAACGGTCTCAAGTTCTGCCTGTCCTGGCGGTGAGAAAATGTCCGGTACAGCGTTCGGACCCATCGCTCGGCCGGCGGCACCTCCCCCTCGGGAACCGTTCCGTACCGGCATGACGGATGGTAATCGAAACACGCCCCGGCCACGAAAGCATCTGGCGAAACCATCTTCCCCCCCAGATATCTCCAGCATGCCGGAGCACATGCTTCCGGGCCGGAAGCTCTGTGTAGGCTTTGGCAAACAAATACGCTCACAGCACGGCAGCAAAAACCAGCACGACAACCACCGGACTCGACCGCCCCGGCACGGTTCGGCTGAGCCACGGAACCGCCTGGCACGCTCGAACGGAGCTGACCGGAGTGCTGGTCGGTTCCTGGGGCTGGGCCCAGGCGGCTGCCGCCGCAAATATTTGCCGATGAGGAGCCGCTCCATCGCTGCGAGCGTGGCGTTTGGCAAAGTTTgcggaaattaattaaatctcCCACCGGGCGCTCCGGACAAACAGCAACCCGGTCCGGACCCGGCACCGCTCTGGATGCCCCATCCGAAGCGATGAGTTGGAACTGACTGAGCGGGAGCGTGAGGATTTCTGCGATGCCGTGCGCCGTCTCGCTCCTATACTGGGTGCATAAGAGTGACGCTCGAGCAGAAAGATCAACACGTGGCGTTGTCTTGCGGTGGGCACGCTTCGGACGGCCACCTGGCCGATTTCGCTAGCGCCTCCCCGGGGGCAGTTGTTGCTGCGGTGGCTGTAagttacacaaacacacacacacacagacactcaTTTCCCCGCTACGGCCTGGGCAGGGCTCGGAAGGACCTTCGGATGAATGATGTTAACTATGTtgatcaaacaaaacacaaccaaaaaccaaaaaaaaacgaccaacAATTCTGTCAGCAGAAAGGACCGACACACGGTCCGAAAGGATcaacaacaagaaaatatacaaacaaacacacacccacacgctCCGCAAACCTAAACTGTCCAAAAGTGGCAACATATTATCGGCCCCCGTTCGTCGGCGCCATTGGTGGGAGGATAACACATGAGGTTCCTAGCTGAGAGCAGGACTTacctttttatcgtttttgaaCCAGGTCAGCGTCGCCAAAGGGTTGCCGCCGGTCGAGCTGCACTGGAGGCGCTGCACCGATCCGGCCGGGATGACCGTTCCCTCCGTGTAGCCCGTTATTACTGGTTGACTAGGAGGCactttgaaagaaaaattagaatgAAACGAAGAATATTATTGGAAGGTCAATCGTTTTCTACTGCTGAAGTGTTGCTGAAGGTAATCGATGGAAGGAAATTAAACAATATCGAAAAGCGCACGTGGCGAAAAAGGTGTTTGACAATCTTCTTTAATATAATGTTCAATGGCATCcctaatgatgaaaaattgtttatctACCATTTTGTCTCTTTTTGCAATACTAAAACGAACAGGACCCTTTGAGCTGTGTttcagaaatttaaaaaaaacctgacaAATATTACTTAGGATTCTTGCATTGAAACTAAATTATTATGTTTGTTAACAAGATTAAGATTTTAGCACACATTACGAGCCTTACACAttagatttttaaattttgacactaatgaaaaatgcaaaaaagctataagaaaatcaaataaataacataacaacatgggggtccgcgacagccgagcggtagcgccggggctcaccacctcgacggagtgggttcgaatcccaaccgagaccggaccccctcccctgtacgagaggactgactatccacgtacaacagggaaacaagtctcgtaagcccttaacgggcaggcatgaccaagaggtcgttacgccaagaagaaaaagaacataacaacaaagcaaaattggACAAAACACCATGAAATGATTTTGCTAAAGTCTGacaataacaaaattaaaccaaggaaagcgcggtactgtggcgcctctagtggcgtcagacgaaaactaatatttttagtagtttagtaaatagtaacaatcaagttgtgaaagtttcagacctgtactaatTTTTTCGCGAAACATAGGTTTAGGTCACATAATAAAACTATAATAGGTGTGATTTGTGTATTTTGAAAGGTTAAtccttttttatgcttttgagAAACACAGTTTACGTGtaatttgaatgaataaaaagtcCACACTAATGCTTAATGTGTTATTGCAATTACATGACTAGTGTCAAAGGgttgaataaaaacaagtgaaacataataaatatCTCTGCAAATGAATCTCCCCGGCAACCCATTAATTTTCCAGCCGCATGGGATTAATTTGATCAAGAATAACGTATTAATGGCAGACACATCAGCCCGACGATCGCTCGACACACTAATGGCAGACGACGCAGCTCCCTTCTTCATTACGCTCTTCATAGATTATATGCTATTTGATGCTACACAGACACTCGGTAGATGCATAATGACACCCTCGTATTGTCATCCCGATCGTTTTCATCTGCCTTTGCCTTCTTGGCGTGTGCACCAGGCCCGACAGGCGCAATCCTCTCCATCATCATCTCCATCTCCATCGGGCCCTTCGAAGCCCCTCGCTTTGTCATCTTTGTTTCTCGGGTGCGATACATCGCTATGAATAATTCAATTCGTTACGCAAACCATAATCTCATGGCCCTGCCTGCCACCAGTGCTTGCACTTTGCAACATGCCTGGCAACCCGGGGACAACATTAGCTCGCAGTTGCTCGCCACCGAACGTCTCACTTGGCTTGTGGTGCGCGTGGAGCGAAGATAAACAATTTTCTGATGCAttcggattttgtttttgcttttgcatTCATATCTTCTTTATCTGCTGTATTTATTCCACGCGCTAAGGGATAATGAATAAATACTCTATTATCAGGGAGTTTGTCTGCGCCACTTAGGAATAATAAATTCGGTGTAATGCAACGTAGTCGCAATGTGTTAAGGGATGATTTTACgtacaaaataaagcaaacaaaacctgGTGATGGATGACGGTGGAGAAAAAGAGGACGGACCTTGCAGGGTCGTTGAAAATTACTTACACAGCACGTTCACGGTGTGCGTCGAGATGATGTTCTCCGGCAGCTGCATGTTCAGTCCGTGGCATATCACAACCAGCGAGCGTTTGTTCGCCTCCACCGGCACGCTAAGGTTGGAGATGGTCATCCACCCTCCTGCAGAGGGAGGAGACAGACATAGAGcgcaaacaaaatgaacaacgAATTAGTGTCATCAGCTTGGGATGTTCTTCGACGGTTCGGAAAAAAAGTTTCATTGCGCCAGACACACTTACCGTCTGGATTCTCGATCGTCCTGGAGGTGGTGTTTTTCACGTGATGCCCATTGACACTCCACTTTACTTCCGCCGCTGGGTTCGAGGGTGCCGTTTGGCACTGCAGAGATACCTGGTCTCCGGTGCGCGCCTCGGAGGCTCCCGAAATGGTGACGTGGGTCGGTGCGACTGTTGGGAAACAGTACAAGCGAGAATATTATTAGTTCTACCACTGAAGAGAAGCGCCAGAAGCAGAAGAACACTTACACAGCACGCTGAGGGTAATTTCGGTTTTGAGCGGTGCCGAAATCATGACGTTGTTGGCCTCGCAGCGCAACCGCGCCTTATTGTCTCCCTCTTCGGCGACGAACGAGTAGATGTTCTCCGACAGCCGCTCCGTCGTCCGGTAGGCCATCCGCACCTGCACGTCGTTCTTGTACCAGATCAGCTGGGCCGGCGGGTTGCCACCCCGGCTGCGGCAGATCAGCTCCACATTTTGACCCCGCCGGAGTACCTCGCCGGTGGTGTAGCCTTCGATCTGTGGCTCACCCGGGGGATCTGGACGTGGGGAGGGTTTATTAGGTCACCAGTTTCACCAGACACCGTATTTAGCCCAAAGCGAATACTTACAGAGCACCGAAAGCTGCACCTTCGTCTGCATCGGACGGTCGGGCTGTAGCGCCTTATGCTTCGCCTGGCAGGTGTACTCCATGTAGTCGTCCTCGGCGGTAGGCTTGATGCGGAGCTGCGAAGACACCGTGTACCGTTTGCCCTCTGTCTCCGTCACCTTGTTCTCGATCGTATCTGTTAAAGGACAGAGAAAATGAAAGTTGAATCAGCGCCCCCTGTGCAGAAACGAGGTCTCGACCGAACtacgaaaagaaagcaaaacggaGCCCACACAAACAATCAGCTCACCGCTCAGCTGAAGATTACGAAAGTTTTGAAGAACGAGGAcaagggagaagaaaaagtttcCCGCTGAAGGACGACGTGCAATGGTTCTGGTTGATTATTCCCTCCCATCGCTCCATCGGTGGTTCATTACGAACAGATAATTTAATATCTCAAAACGAAAGATACAACTTTTAACCATCTTCCGTCGGGTTCATCGTTCGCCGCTTTCGGCGAAAAACGCCCACGAGCCGCAAACATTAATGTTTTCCAACGATGAATGTTCTCGAAAAGCATGCCTTTCTTCTGCTTACTGCAGAAAAATGCCATTCGTTTGATGAATGTCGGGAGCTGGATGCTTGAATCGAAGTGAAACTTATTTACAGTTCAACGAACGACCGACTGTAGCTGGGCGGTAATATTGAACTCAGCTCCATGTCTTTGAGGGGCTATTTTTGAACCACTAGAATCATTCGATATTCTAGCGAAAGCTGCATCATTCATGAGAATGTTTGGATGACGCAAATGGATGAAATTCATCAGTGTGTGGGTTGCCTCAAAAAGCCGTTTTTcacgataaataaataatgttcgTAGTCACttttcaaactaaaaaaaccaactcaaacatatttttctttacattaCTTCGCTTCTTTTATGAAGCAATAAAACAACATACGATTTTCTCTCGAATTTGTTTCGTAATCAAGAACGCTCTACCAACGTTTTACAAGTAAAAACAGATTCAACAAACTAAATGAACCAGAACGGTGAATGAAAAAAtctgaaacgaaaaatgaaacttGATTTCAAACAAGTCTCTGAATACAACGTTTTTCAAAGTGAGTACTAGCATTTCGTAAATACTCTTTGGACGACGCATTGTCTATTTGGAAACGAGAAACCATATAAAAAGGTCTatttggagaagaaaaaccataTAAAATTTCAGTTAAAATctgcgaacgaaaaaaaagaataaaaaaccatGCTGTGAAAAAAATTTCCCCATAAAGCATACAAAAATGGATATGAGATGTTTTCATCTCCACATTGCACGCTCGAGCTGACCGCTCGAGCTCAACCAACCGACCGGATATACACTGGACAATCCGTGACAAATTTGTTTATGAAAATAGGATTCCGTCAAAAAATGCGAAGCACGTAAGTCGGTGGTGCCGGAGTGGCCGGTCGCACTGCTGAAGCGTACAGGAAAGCAATTTGTCATCACCATATAATGTGAAGTGGAATGTCACCACACATCGGGGATCGGTTTCCTTACTTTTTTGATGGCGAATTttgtgcgcaaaaaaaaaaacaaaaaacaaaatgttcacCGACTCGCAAGGACGAGGACCTTCTTGAGGGCAGATATGACagacattttttttcacaccgcctcctcctccacaAAGAGGTTTCACTTTCCGTCGTgcccacccaccacccacgaTACGTCCAAGCGAGATTGAAAATGTGTGACCATTTTTGATCGTTTAGGCTTGGCTTACTTTCCCTCCGCAGGCGgacaagtgaagaaaaaagtttcattccGTTTCCGAGCCCGGGAAAAAGCGGACGAGAGGGGGGCAAAAGACGTCTTGGGGGTCCAGACGTTGGAAGAAATTGAAATCGTTTGAACCCTTTTAAGTGCGACCATCTATCAGCACACCCCGGGCCGGTGAAGATGGTTTTCATCAGGCACGATAGCGAGCACTGTCTTCGCTGCGGGCGCTACAAATAGAGGATGAAAGTGTCACCCCAAGAGTACATAGACACACAGGCACAtatgcacacatacactcgaTTTCAGGAGTCCGACAGAAAAAGATCTAGAGTTTATGCCGGTTCGGGCTGAATTATTTCGTCTTTGTCTTTTTAGCCACACGCTTCACAACCCATTTCCCGCTTTGATGCTGCACATTTGTCTTGCTCGTCCGCAGAAATAGAACGAATTGACTTTCTTCAAACAACGTCTTCACTTCATGTGAAAGCATTCGGTGCCTTATAGTGACCAGGTTTGAGGGACAAAGAAAGACACAGTTTAAATTTATCTACTTTTTATCTAGAATGCTTctcaaaagtaataaaaatcgcttttggaaataaatttatataaggaaatgaaaattttaaaaattttacatATAATCACTTTTGAAAATACGAAGAACTTTGTAAATGATATATGATTTTCTGGAAGGTTCATCTTTAACCCAGGAAAGCTATTTCGGATCAaactgcaaagaaaaacacgtttGAAATCTCCCGGGAAAAACGATACTCTTGAACTTTCTCTATGGCTATTCAATTCAAGATTCAGCCTTCACATACAGACTCGCAAACTTCTAATGTCAACGTGGTAAAGGTGGCAAAAATAGGGACAGAAATAATACCCTAGCAAACACAATACCGTCTCAATGTTAGAAAagcggaatgatgaaaaatgtacCGAAAGAGActtcaatttattttgtttgctcaTTTCGACCGAAGCTACGGAAGCGCGGACGGACACTCGACCCCTCTCCCCCGTATCGCGCCTACCTGCGACCTGGTGGACCGTGAAACCGACGCCCTGGAAGAAGGTTCCGGAAGGTGTgaaaattgatgaaagaaaagcgGAGCAGAACGGTGCGGAAAAAGAAGCTTATGTCCGTCCGGAAGCCACCGCACCAGAAAGCAGGTGAAGTGGGCAAAGAGATGgccacacatacatacacatgcACAGCCACTAGATAACGGCAGCGATGAACTCTGGAAGTCCTTGAAAAATGTCCCTTTGAAGAGGACGATACATATTCCGGGTGTTTGTCTGAATTTGTCTTGTCGAGAGGCGCTGCAGAAGACAGGCAGGAGCGGATCCCGTGACTGGTAATTTCACTCCTTCTCGGGCGATCGCTCAGATTGTTTGCTCTGTGTTGCTTCGGGTGCTCTGCAGGAACGAATCCGTCAGGTGACCTCTGTCGAAGCGAACGGACCGTTCCGCCGGTggccgaaggaaaaacgaaaacatttccaCATTACTGAtagatttttctttcacccgGCAAATAAACACCTATCACATTACGTCCCAAGACAACCAAGTGTCACCTTCAGACGGTCAGTGTCAAGGTGCTCGGGGTTCAGATCACCATTCCAGCCCGGACTGCCTCGCCGGGAGTAGTACAGTACAGCACGAAGAAATCGCACGGCATAATTTATTTAGTGACATTTACCAACTTCATCGAACACCGCATGCCGGTCCACCGGTGGCTCGGATGAACATCTCACTTGCACTCCCGTGACCCCCACCATCCGTCCATCCGTCCCAAGGCCAGACCCGAATGCGAACACCATTGCGTGGAAGCGCAATCCGATGGCGAACCGTTTCCTGGTGCCATTTCCTTCCGAATATATTACCGTTATTTATGGCGAAATGCTGACCGCATTCTCTCCGTGGTCCACAGGCCTCGGGATGGTTCTGGGGACGGCAGATGATGATGCCGGTTCGTGGGGCTGTAGGAAGTTCTCACAGAAGAAATTGTGCTGAAGAACGACCGATACTCCGGTtagtgtgtatatgtgtgtgtactGACCTCACAACTCACAACAGTTCATCCGTTAATACGATACTCTTTGCCGATAACGGACACCACAGGAATGAGTGTCGGCTATCTTGTCGCTTCCGTATCGAGCAGCCATCGAAAAGGGAGTGGAGGAACAAATTTCCATAACAGAAGGGGCGCCACCACTGACTCCAGAACTGGTGATGTCCAATTGACCCACTGTACTGGGCCGGGTGTCTTCTGAATGGAGATTCCGATAGGCGAGAACCCCGAGAATGGTCATGGATTAATCTGAACCGAGCAGTGGAGTTGGCACCATCCATTCGAACAAACACTACACTTGGccacaaaataaaacttttgacCCGAATACCCAGGCCAGGAAGGATCTGAAGGGAATACGGATGGCCGGTGCTCGGGGTAATCGGGAAACGGCATCTGTGCACAGGCAGCACCGAAAACATAACGCCTGATGTCCAGAATTTCCTCGAAGGCACCGGAACGGAATGCCGCAGGAAGTGTTGAAATACTTTCGTCGCCCCATCGCTCGGCGGATCGATATTGCGGTACGgtaggatgttgtttttcctttcgacaTAAGGGAAGGAGAGCAGAGGGACGAGGGGAGGACACAAAGCCACCGAAAACAATTTTACATTAACAGTAAATATCAGCCTGAAAGGCAGAGATAATATTTTCCGATAAACTCCAGCGCTGGAAGCTGCTGGAACCCAAACCATTCCGATTGCTCGAGGAGTACGAGGGAAGCGTCCAGTAGTGGAGGGAAAGGACACTCTCCTTGGTGCCAACATCGGTGAGCCGTTGTCCCATTTCCGGGAATCGCTTAGAGAAATCCACACGGTAGGACAAAAAAGCCCACCATCGGTGAAGGTACTTACCGGATTTGAACTCCGTTTTGCCACGGTACCAGACTATCTGGGCGACCGGTTTGGCGTTCGATACGACGCAGGTCAGTGAGAGGTCCTGGCCCTCGCGTACCTCCACCTTCGCGTTCCGGCTATATCCCTGGATCTCGATCGACGACGGAGGAGCTGAAAGTAAACGAATGCGGAACAGATTTAGTAAACGTTCATCATCTCGGGAAGGTGCTAATCACTCATTTtatcataaataatttatgcCATTAGAGACAAATATCTGAGTTgagtaaaaaatatcaaaacttCCTGCTCGGCAGAAAACCGCTTATTGCAAATCACGAACGCGCGCGCGTGTCCAAGATAATCAGTATGTAATTTGCTGGTGACATTAATTGACTAACCTTACCGTATCGCACGGAATCTTCCGCTCGTAACTCATTAGTAGGGACCGGCGGGTGCTCACATGACAATCCCTGCCCAGCGCCGAAAG from Anopheles coustani chromosome 3, idAnoCousDA_361_x.2, whole genome shotgun sequence harbors:
- the LOC131265112 gene encoding nephrin-like; the protein is MEYSLQEHHSIPMLLCSTQQKFRIMPRDLQVLEGTEALLRCEIYNLVGAVQWTKDGFALGFSHTIPGYPRYSVLADRNLGIYNLRISNASIEDDAEYQCQVGPAKFNSAIRGNARLTVISPPSSIEIQGYSRNAKVEVREGQDLSLTCVVSNAKPVAQIVWYRGKTEFKSDTIENKVTETEGKRYTVSSQLRIKPTAEDDYMEYTCQAKHKALQPDRPMQTKVQLSVLYPPGEPQIEGYTTGEVLRRGQNVELICRSRGGNPPAQLIWYKNDVQVRMAYRTTERLSENIYSFVAEEGDNKARLRCEANNVMISAPLKTEITLSVLFAPTHVTISGASEARTGDQVSLQCQTAPSNPAAEVKWSVNGHHVKNTTSRTIENPDGGWMTISNLSVPVEANKRSLVVICHGLNMQLPENIISTHTVNVLLPPSQPVITGYTEGTVIPAGSVQRLQCSSTGGNPLATLTWFKNDKKLNSVTKTTDKSVSSEISILVNATDNQAKYRCEAHNSATEIPMSAARTLAVNFPPETVKIKIIPPELKPGIEATLICDSSSSNPPATISWWRDGIAVDGMNNSSKPGLWGGYVSSLELKVNISQDMDGNVYTCQSANEELQRNVHEAIKLQVLYPPKFKPPPSSTVVGAEGEPLTVAMVATGNPMSISYTWTKDGLPILSTAGPQRIVSEGPILNITRLNRNDTGIYTCEAVNSQGSAMINISVVVEYGASIQSISENVTVSPGEEAMLSCTVEGKPLTEEHIRWERIGYDMTIKTSTTFVNGTSYLHVKNARREDVGNFRCIADNRVANPTSRDVLLIVKFAPEIDKSPVMLRAAAGFGERARLPCRAQAAPRPKFYWSRSGQVLNVNQSAKFYVEYKQIDALTYESTLVVERVASNDYGQYECIARNELGNAKEKVRLDVTSPPDPPVSLNVLNVTHDSVTLAWTPGFDGGMKANYRIRYREVNSDRYWYEDSQPNSYKLTVGGLRMNTLYVFSIMASNGLGSSRYLPDVTRAHTKDTPPSQPASSLGSKTATSQATGGTIGASGIVLLIGVAAGICLVLLNIILIGCCIHRRTVHKRIKRGETLSSVSEKSDAYSTDANRPDYTDDTTSKSASTYLVENGDMPPPRYQKEGTLPPYPNNINGAYARTLPHPRHNPVNYQQRSHDDQMIERSSYVTAPSPGPPFDGSYYNMNSDRYLSYPPMQDYSAMEMSTPPPPVIPALPKNTGTLTRASRPMVPPPDVTYHAQSVVNESSSSPQHMSSSLSNAGPPQPAPKPLQGILKDPKRNSSASNSSQHQQLQHGGPQLIAVQAPSPVPLGLSGVPTGIPLVGSTFLGTATSGSGSNGGAGSSSLGNSLLIGTYDPSSTNLSSFNASFGFTDADGHLV